The genomic stretch ACAGCAAGCCCCCCGAAACAAGCGCGGCAATCAGGGAGAGAGTCATACGCGCAAGAAATATACAGGTTGAACGCTGGCGGGAATATGGTTTTGTCTGCAACGCCGAAATCCCCGAAAAGCTCGTGAAAAGATGCCTGACGCTTGACGACGACACGCGGTCATATCTTGCGTCAATGGCGGCGAAAGTGAACTTATCCGGGCGCGGGTTAAGCCGTGTGCTGAAAGTTGCCCGGACTATAGCTGACCTTCTCGGCGAGAAAGACATTCAGAAAATGCACATTGCGGAAGCGTTGATGTACCGTCAGCGCGGCGAAAGGTGAAAAAAATTCCCCCCGTCTTTTTTCAGGCAGGGGGAAAAATACTACTCATCATCATAATCATATTCCTTGGCTTTTTTCAGGGCGCGGATATGCTCGGCGAGGAACGCCCAGATAATTCCAAGCCCAAATCCGGCCATTGCCCCTAGAACTATAATCCTTGCCCGACGCGGAAGGTACTTGTAATCCGGGGGCGTTGCAGGGTCTACAATCTGGAGCGTAGAAAGGTCGTTGGCCTCAGAAAGTTTCGCGTTCTCGTACTGCCTCAGCATAGTGTCATACTTGACTGTTGCGAATCTCAAAGCGCGCTCATATCTCATATACTCTACATTAAGCTCCGGGACGTTTCCCAGCGAGGACAGAATATCTCCCGATGTTGCGCGCCCCTGCCTGCGCTCTGTGCGCTTCTGCTCTTCCTCTAGGCGGTGAAGCTCCTTTGTCATGGCCTCAAGCTGTGAGCGGGCGAGCTTGAGACGGGGGTTGTCCTGGCGGGCATAGCTTGAGAGCGATGAGATTTCGACATTTTTGGCGGCTATCTGGTTTCTGAGGCTTGATATTGATCCGAGCAGGGAGGCTGTCTGAGACCCAAGGGCAAGCACTCCGCTGTTCTGCTGGTATTTCATCATGGCGTTCTCCGCATCGGCTAATTCCTGCTGTGCCTGCATGAGCTGATTCTCGAAAAATAGCCTCTTCTCCTGCGCGTCATCAAATGCTATCTCCCTCATCTTGAGCTGAAGCTGTTCGACAAACGCATTCGCCATGTCCGAAGCTCTCTGCGGATCTGTATGGAGGTACGCAACGCTGAGAATACCGCTGCTGTTGTCGACAGTTGCCTCAAGGCTTCCCAGTACAGCCTGCCTCGCCATTAGCCGTATGTCCATGCTCATTTCCTCCATGAGGTTGAATTTGTCGATAATCGCGTCAACCACCGTGTTGCCGTTAAGGATGCCTATCATCCTCTGAGCCGATGACCCCGGCTGAAATCCCATAAAGGTCGCAAATCCTCCGTACGGGGACGATGTTCCCCCCGGCGGAATGATCCTGCATTCAGCACGGTATATAAACGGCCTCGTGAAAGCATATACGGTAGCCGCCGCCCCGAAAATAAACGTCAGGAAGAATATCAGCCATTTTTTTCTCCAAAGTATGCTGAATATGTCTAGCAGTGATAATTCTTGCTCGTCTTCATACTGCATGTATCAAATCAAATCCCTTCATGTGAAATTTTGCGCTGATTATAACATTCAAGCCCCGTAAAGCACACGGATACATGCCTCACTCAGTGCCTTTAGGCTCGAAACCTGCCTTTCACACGGAAGCCCGGAAGCCTCATACGCAAGCGGCAATTCAGTGCAGCCCATCGTAACAGGAACATCACGCTCCCGCCACAATTCACGGACAACATCATTCATGATCTCCCCCGCCGTTTTCATGTCTCCGGCTTTTACCTTCCTCACACAGAGCTGGACTCTCTCCTGCTGATTCGGGGACGGCTTCAGGAAGTGATAATTCATTCTCTGCGCACACTCCGGGTAAATCATGCTCTTCTGTGTCCCGTCAGTCGCAAGAAGCCACGAGCAATTACCCTGACTCAATTCCTTTGCGGCCTCAACGGTAGCTTCTACGATGTGGATTAACGGCACGGGCAATTCATCCCTGAAGCGGTCAATGAAGTAGTGCGCGGTGTTGCAGGGGACAGCGAGAACATCCGCCCCCCATTTCACGAGCTGAAGAAGGTTGCGACGAATCACGGGCAGGGGGTCAGGGCCGAGTCCCATGAGGCCGTCGCTCCTGTCGGGTGTCTCAGGGTCAGACAGCATTATGATTTTCGGGTGCTGTGAGTCATTTTCGGCGGGACAGTCGCGGGCGAGTATTCGGAGAAATTCAGCGCAGGCAGCCGGACCCATTCCGCCGAGAACGCCTAACACTTTTTC from Synergistaceae bacterium encodes the following:
- a CDS encoding aspartate/glutamate racemase family protein; the protein is MSARPEKVLGVLGGMGPAACAEFLRILARDCPAENDSQHPKIIMLSDPETPDRSDGLMGLGPDPLPVIRRNLLQLVKWGADVLAVPCNTAHYFIDRFRDELPVPLIHIVEATVEAAKELSQGNCSWLLATDGTQKSMIYPECAQRMNYHFLKPSPNQQERVQLCVRKVKAGDMKTAGEIMNDVVRELWRERDVPVTMGCTELPLAYEASGLPCERQVSSLKALSEACIRVLYGA